The following are from one region of the Ignavibacteriota bacterium genome:
- a CDS encoding T9SS type A sorting domain-containing protein, with the protein MKIKILIIVLAITHYSFSQTVYEVTPGTKGNELTLTVANISETNPAENVKVMPPQLLQRRGFQEERITFHQSEQTIERIEPIAEAEVTFTFDISRNVSITKKDTIDFMITDANGLMMTKTFIFSYIGPKEFKLEQNFPNPFNPTTTIQYQIPASPNPSKGGAFVSLKIYDILGSEVVTLVNEEQQPGYYEVEFNASHLASGMYVYRLQAGEYISTKKMLMIK; encoded by the coding sequence ATGAAAATAAAAATTTTAATTATAGTATTGGCAATAACACATTATTCATTTTCACAAACCGTTTACGAAGTAACACCCGGAACAAAGGGAAATGAGTTAACACTAACGGTTGCAAATATTTCAGAAACAAATCCTGCAGAAAATGTTAAAGTAATGCCTCCTCAACTCCTACAAAGGAGGGGCTTTCAGGAAGAGCGAATTACATTTCACCAATCAGAACAAACGATTGAGAGGATAGAACCAATAGCAGAAGCGGAAGTAACATTCACATTTGATATAAGCAGAAATGTTTCAATTACAAAGAAAGATACAATTGATTTTATGATAACGGATGCAAACGGACTGATGATGACAAAGACATTCATCTTCAGTTACATTGGTCCGAAAGAATTCAAGCTTGAACAGAATTTCCCTAATCCGTTTAATCCAACAACAACGATACAGTATCAAATACCGGCCTCCCCAAACCCCTCCAAAGGAGGGGCTTTTGTATCATTAAAAATTTACGATATACTTGGCAGTGAAGTCGTAACATTAGTAAATGAAGAACAACAGCCTGGATATTATGAAGTTGAATTTAATGCTTCTCATTTAGCAAGTGGAATGTATGTGTACAGATTGCAAGCAGGAGAATACATTTCTACAAAGAAGATGTTGATGATTAAATGA
- a CDS encoding hydrolase, with protein sequence MSEVKRFSKLLKPESTALLIIDIQERILPVISNHERVVEYTLKLIKGFKALGLPIYYTEQYPKGLGPTTKKITDELVDLKLFDKMSFSCSGAGELFNEFKKRNLSQIVVCGVESHVCVQQTVLDLIENGMQVNLAADAVSSRKEIDYRTALDRMRYHGTEITTTEAILFELLKVCGTPQFKEISKIVK encoded by the coding sequence ATGAGTGAAGTAAAAAGATTCAGCAAATTATTAAAGCCGGAATCAACAGCACTTTTAATAATTGATATTCAGGAAAGAATCCTGCCGGTTATCAGCAATCATGAACGGGTTGTTGAATATACATTGAAGTTAATAAAAGGTTTTAAAGCTTTAGGATTACCAATCTATTATACTGAACAATATCCAAAAGGACTCGGACCAACAACCAAAAAGATTACAGATGAACTTGTGGACTTAAAACTGTTTGATAAAATGTCGTTCAGTTGTTCAGGAGCCGGGGAGTTGTTCAATGAATTTAAAAAGAGAAACTTATCACAAATTGTAGTTTGCGGAGTGGAATCTCACGTCTGTGTTCAACAGACAGTTTTGGATTTAATAGAAAACGGGATGCAGGTAAACCTGGCAGCGGATGCTGTTTCATCGCGCAAAGAAATTGATTACCGCACAGCTCTTGACCGGATGAGATATCACGGTACCGAAATCACAACAACTGAAGCTATCCTTTTTGAACTTCTGAAAGTTTGCGGTACGCCGCAGTTTAAAGAAATTTCAAAGATTGTGAAATAG